The following proteins are encoded in a genomic region of Brachypodium distachyon strain Bd21 chromosome 1, Brachypodium_distachyon_v3.0, whole genome shotgun sequence:
- the LOC100834996 gene encoding homeobox protein knotted-1-like 11 isoform X1, whose product MAFHYQDHGAAAAAALAMDAAAAGVNPNSGSSFGTPGGGGVGGVGWEREKAAVEAHPLYERLLEAHVACLRVATPVDQLPRIDAQIAARPPPAPVPPAAAHSGGEELDLFMTHYVLLLCSFKEQLQQHVRVHAMEAVMACWELEQTLQSLTGASPGEGTGATMSDDEDNPIDTESNMFDGNDGSDGMGFGPLMLTEGERSLVERVRQELKHELKQGYREKLIDIREEILRKRRAGKLPGDTASTLKAWWQAHAKWPYPTEEDKARLVQETGLQLKQINNWFINQRKRNWHSNPTSSSSDKSKRKRSNAGDGNTEQSW is encoded by the exons ATGGCGTTCCACTACCAGgaccacggcgccgccgccgccgccgcgctggccatggacgccgcTGCGGCGGGGGTGAACCCTaacagcggcagcagcttcGGCACGCCCGGAGGCGGTGGCGTGGGAGGCGTGGGgtgggagagggagaaggcggcggtggaggcgcacCCGCTGTACGAGCGCCTGCTGGAGGCGCACGTGGCGTGCCTCCGCGTCGCCACCCCCGTCGACCAGCTCCCACGCATCGACGCGCAGATCGCCGCGCGGCcaccgcccgcgcccgtgccgcccgccgctgcgcactccggcggcgaggagctcgACCTCTTCATG ACACATTACGTGCTGCTCCTTTGTTCCTTCAAGGAACAACTCCAGCAGCATGTGCGTGTTCACGCCATGGAAGCGGTGATGGCCTGCTGGGAGCTTGAGCAAACTTTACAGAGTCTTACAG GGGCTTCTCCTGGTGAAGGCACCGGGGCAACTATGTCTGATGACGAAGACAATCCGATCGACACTGAGAGCAACATGTTTGATGGAAATGACGGGTCAGATGGTATGGGCTTTGGCCCCCTGATGCTAACCGAGGGTGAGAGATCCTTAGTTGAGCGTGTAAGGCAAGAACTGAAGCATGAGCTTAAACAG GGGTACAGAGAAAAGCTTATCGATATTAGGGAAGAGATACTTCGGAAGCGAAGAGCTGGGAAACTCCCAGGAGACACAGCATCTACTCTGAAAGCTTGGTGGCAGGCCCATGCAAAATGGCCATACCCAACT GAGGAGGACAAGGCTCGTCTGGTGCAGGAAACAGGGTTGCAACTAAAGCAGATCAATAATTGGTTCATCAACCAACGTAAACGGAACTGGCACAGCAACCCTACCTCGTCGTCATCAGACAAAAGCAAGAGAAAAAG GAGCAATGCAGGTGATGGCAACACCGAGCAATCCTGGTAG
- the LOC100834996 gene encoding homeobox protein knotted-1-like 11 isoform X2 yields the protein MAFHYQDHGAAAAAALAMDAAAAGVNPNSGSSFGTPGGGGVGGVGWEREKAAVEAHPLYERLLEAHVACLRVATPVDQLPRIDAQIAARPPPAPVPPAAAHSGGEELDLFMTHYVLLLCSFKEQLQQHVRVHAMEAVMACWELEQTLQSLTGASPGEGTGATMSDDEDNPIDTESNMFDGNDGSDGMGFGPLMLTEGERSLVERVRQELKHELKQGYREKLIDIREEILRKRRAGKLPGDTASTLKAWWQAHAKWPYPTEEDKARLVQETGLQLKQINNWFINQRKRNWHSNPTSSSSDKSKRKR from the exons ATGGCGTTCCACTACCAGgaccacggcgccgccgccgccgccgcgctggccatggacgccgcTGCGGCGGGGGTGAACCCTaacagcggcagcagcttcGGCACGCCCGGAGGCGGTGGCGTGGGAGGCGTGGGgtgggagagggagaaggcggcggtggaggcgcacCCGCTGTACGAGCGCCTGCTGGAGGCGCACGTGGCGTGCCTCCGCGTCGCCACCCCCGTCGACCAGCTCCCACGCATCGACGCGCAGATCGCCGCGCGGCcaccgcccgcgcccgtgccgcccgccgctgcgcactccggcggcgaggagctcgACCTCTTCATG ACACATTACGTGCTGCTCCTTTGTTCCTTCAAGGAACAACTCCAGCAGCATGTGCGTGTTCACGCCATGGAAGCGGTGATGGCCTGCTGGGAGCTTGAGCAAACTTTACAGAGTCTTACAG GGGCTTCTCCTGGTGAAGGCACCGGGGCAACTATGTCTGATGACGAAGACAATCCGATCGACACTGAGAGCAACATGTTTGATGGAAATGACGGGTCAGATGGTATGGGCTTTGGCCCCCTGATGCTAACCGAGGGTGAGAGATCCTTAGTTGAGCGTGTAAGGCAAGAACTGAAGCATGAGCTTAAACAG GGGTACAGAGAAAAGCTTATCGATATTAGGGAAGAGATACTTCGGAAGCGAAGAGCTGGGAAACTCCCAGGAGACACAGCATCTACTCTGAAAGCTTGGTGGCAGGCCCATGCAAAATGGCCATACCCAACT GAGGAGGACAAGGCTCGTCTGGTGCAGGAAACAGGGTTGCAACTAAAGCAGATCAATAATTGGTTCATCAACCAACGTAAACGGAACTGGCACAGCAACCCTACCTCGTCGTCATCAGACAAAAGCAAGAGAAAAAG GTGA